From a single Porites lutea chromosome 10, jaPorLute2.1, whole genome shotgun sequence genomic region:
- the LOC140950963 gene encoding DNA damage-regulated autophagy modulator protein 1-like — MPWRQWPRCGLGWLCILLVICCSVTVVSSYCVALSYGHIYPFLPAISETGVLFPEKYVFRELANLSAFLFISNAFVRFMQYKLVAEQYPEDNVKLHRLNKLAFVVAILAGLGMTLVANFEIEKDWSIHDVGAMTAFISGLTFCWLQCAMSYKLKDHGVINSSAVCHSRAMLSLMITLCVVIFAAFQTKANLEWALARPRYHFLAKLKWGPQDPGYLFHVISSLAEWSMCGGMLLFMLTFTYEFQQIVITSDISSTEYW; from the exons ATGCCATGGAGACAATGGCCAAGGTGTGGTTTAGGCTGGTTGTGTATTCTTCTGGTCATCTGTTGCTCAGTTACCGTGGTTTCATCGTACTGTGTAGCGCTTTCGTATGGACATATTTATCCGTTTCTTCCCGCTATCAGCGAGACTGGAGTTTTATTTCCTGAAAAGTACGTTTTCAGGGAGTTGGCGAATCTATCGGCGTTTCTTTTCATTTCCAATGCGTTCGTCCGTTTTATGCAGTATAAACTCGTGGCGGAGCAGTACCCGGAAGACAATGTCAAGCTTCATCGTCTCAATAAACTGGCGTTCGTGGTGGCTATTTTAGCCGGACTTGGAATGACATTGGTAGCTAATTTTGAAATTGAGAAG GACTGGTCGATCCACGACGTCGGTGCTATGACGGCGTTTATCAGCGGTCTCACATTCTGCTGGTTACAATGCGCAATGTCGTATAAGCTAAAAGACCACGGTGTCATCAACAGCTCAGCGGTATGCCATTCAAGAGCCATGCTCTCGCTAATGATAACGCTGTGCGTGGTGATATTCGCAGCTTTCCAGACCAAAGCGAACCTGGAGTGGGCCTTGGCCCGGCCTCGATATCATTTTTTAGCCAAACTCAAGTGGGGTCCTCAAGATCCCGGATATTTATTTCACGTGATCTCTAGTCTTGCTGAGTGGAGCATGTGCGGAGGAATGCTTTTGTTTATGTTGACGTTCACATACGAGTTTCAACAGATAGTAATAACTTCGGATATTTCATCAACTGAATACTGGTAA
- the LOC140950604 gene encoding uncharacterized protein, translating to MVFKKRRHVGKHMASNRCCLRFCFLGLVILSVCSVAYIMTRGYFLLYVNPGVEKMDYYTLIDEKREERDGFEEKDISKTTCKRDKFEDILLVIAFVELLHDSIPYLEELYRKHFPNIIYCFPVKPTENLEHTFLVVEMLHGVTAYECLSTAMRTKPGFTGYLFMRNDLFLNIWSIADFNTSRIWKSADQLGNQVMFQQPRGSWIWWYTPWGLKACEQAFKDVIYLNDAYRRSIIDNTVQEDSWDVENSLNALLWNGRGINMCYRCFSSLFYVPNEYASAFEKLSAVFHKNQVYMDIAVPTIIRMLDLIEKAEILPGLNLGLLYGEERAQNDGQLLLRHLTTNISYIKPVELRPQSDLTEPRTAGLFDKLLDHLRRFNYSGCSIT from the exons ATGGTGTTCAAGAAACGGCGCCATGTTGGAAAGCACATGGCTTCGAATCGCTGTTGTTTGCGTTTTTGCTTTTTAGGCTTAGTCATCTTGTCTGTCTGTTCTGTTGCCTACATAATGACAAGAG GTTACTTTCTCCTCTATGTTAATCCAGGAGTCGAAAAAATGGATTACTACACTTTGATTGACGAAAAACGAGAAGAACGAGATGGTTTCGAGGAAAAAGACATCAGCAAAACGACTTGTAAGCGAGACAAATTTGAGGATATTTTATTGGTGATAGCCTTTGTGGAATTGCTGCATGATTCTATACCGTATTTAGAAGAGCTTTATAGAAAACATTTTCCAAATATCATTTACTGTTTCCCTGTCAAACCAACCGAAAACCTCGAACATACATTTCTCGTTGTTGAGATGCTGCATGGCGTTACTGCGTATGAGTGCCTGAGTACTGCAATGAGGACAAAACCAGGTTTTACAGGTTATTTATTCATGAGGAATGATCTCTTTTTGAACATTTGGAGCATTGCGGATTTCAACACATCCAGAATATGGAAAAGCGCAGATCAGCTTGGTAACCAAGTCATGTTCCAGCAACCGCGTGGGTCCTGGATCTGGTGGTATACACCGTGGGGGCTAAAAGCTTGCGAGCAGGCTTTTAAGGATGTTATTTACTTAAATGACGCGTATAGACGTTCAATAATTGATAACACGGTACAAGAAGATTCTTGGGACGTGGAAAACTCGCTGAATGCCTTATTATGGAATGGCCGTGGCATAAACATGTGTTACCGTTGTTTTTCGAGTCTTTTCTACGTTCCTAATGAGTATGCCAGTGCGTTTGAGAAACTCTCAGCGGTTTTTCACAAGAACCAAGTTTACATGGATATAGCGGTTCCAACCATTATACGAATGCTTGACTTGATCGAAAAAGCAGAAATATTGCCTGGACTTAATTTAGGACTACTGTACGGGGAGGAAAGAGCCCAAAATGACGGACAACTGTTGTTGCGTCATTTAACAACCAATATTAGTTATATCAAGCCTGTGGAGTTGAGACCTCAATCTGATCTTACGGAGCCAAGGACAGCTGGTTTATTTGACAAGTTACTGGACCATTTAAGGCGGTTTAATTATAGTGGCTGTTCCATAACATAA
- the LOC140950606 gene encoding alpha-1,3-mannosyl-glycoprotein 4-beta-N-acetylglucosaminyltransferase C-like, which produces MRWIVKLKLCFFGKRAVKESYVKMVVLILVAGITLHFNWSNDLVGMNCKSSCSEDDVLSCSQNGAEVITKSSVREIGKPIKRKRLSFLTIGIPTVQRVFKNKTANYLVETLNSLFTGVSEEDLADLLIVIFLADTEEAPREEVKSVLRSKFMKYLDMNLIHVIAAPASFYPQLEGLTQTLNDNPKRMYWRSKQSMDYAFIFHYCQGLSQYYLHLEDDVTAEPNYMRQIRDFIARQGDAKWDVLAFSKWGFIGKLFQDKDLRKFARYITMFYNEMPVDWLLYLYAKLQAGQGILGDKEHNWDSELFHHIGHQSSSLGT; this is translated from the exons ATGAGATGGATAGTCAAG ttAAAATTGTGTTTCTTCGGCAAGAGAGCCGTCAAGGAGTCTTATGTAAAGATGGTTGTATTGATTCTCGTTGCCGGAATAACGCTACATTTCAATTGGAGTAATGACCTTGTCG GTATGAACTGCAAATCAAGCTGCAGTGAAGACGACGTTTTGTCTTGTTCGCAAAATGGAGCGGAAGTAATCACGAAATCAAGTGTTAGGGAAATAGGGAAACCAATCAAAAGGAAAAG ATTAA GTTTTTTAACGATAGGAATTCCAACAGTTCAACgggttttcaaaaacaaaactgcaaatTATCTGGTAGAAACCTTAAATTCGCTCTTCACTGGTGTCTCCGAAGAAGATCTTGCAGACCTGTTGATCGTCATTTTTCTGGCTGACACCGAAGAAGCACCGCGAGAAGAAGTTAAAAGTGTACTACGGTCAAAGTTTATGAAGTATTTGGACATGAATTTAATTCATGTGATTGCTGCTCCGGCTTCCTTTTATCCTCAGCTAGAGGGCCTAACACAAACGCTAAATGACAACCCCAAGCGAATGTACTGGCGCTCAAAGCAAAGCATGGACTATGCATTTATATTTCACTATTGCCAAGGGCTTTCTCAGTACTATTTACACCTGGAAGATGATGTCACAGCTGAACCAAATTATATGAGGCAAATACGGGATTTCATTGCCCGCCAAGGCGACGCGAAGTGGGATGTATTGGCATTCAGTAAATGGGGCTTTATTGGGAAGCTTTTTCAGGACAAAGATCTGCGCAAATTTGCTCGATATATCACAATGTTTTATAACGAAATGCCAGTCGATTGGTTGTTATATCTCTATGCAAAACTACAAGCCGGACAGGGCATATTAGGCGATAAGGAACACAACTGGGATTCAGAACTCTTTCATCACATAGGTCACCAGTCTTCCTCTCTCGGTACCTGA
- the LOC140950605 gene encoding alpha-1,3-mannosyl-glycoprotein 4-beta-N-acetylglucosaminyltransferase C-like, with product MRWIVKLKLCFFDKRAVKESYVKMVVLILVAGITLHFNWSNDLVGMNCKSSCSEDDVLSCSQNGAEVITKSSVREIGKPIKRKGFLTIGIPTVQRVFKNKTASYLVETLNSLFTGISEEDLADLLIVIFLADTEEAPREEVKSVLRSKFMTYLDMNLIHVIAAPASFYPQLEGLTQTLNDSPERMYWRSKQSMDYAFIFHYCQGLSQYYLHLEDDVTAEPNYMRQIRDFIARQGDAKWDVLSFSGWGFIGKLFQDKDLRKFARYITMFYNEMPVDWLLFVYSKLQAGQHLLDDKEHKWDSQLFHHIGHQSSSLGT from the exons ATGAGATGGATAGTCAAG ttAAAATTGTGTTTCTTCGACAAGAGAGCTGTCAAGGAGTCTTATGTAAAGATGGTTGTATTAATTCTGGTTGCCGGAATAACGCTACATTTCAACTGGAGTAATGACCTTGTCG GTATGAACTGCAAATCAAGCTGCAGTGAAGACGACGTTTTGTCTTGTTCGCAAAATGGAGCGGAAGTAATCACGAAATCAAGTGTTAGGGAAATAGGGAAAccaatcaaaagaaaag GTTTTTTAACGATAGGAATTCCAACAGTTCAAcgtgttttcaaaaacaaaactgcaagTTATCTGGTAGAAACCTTAAATTCGCTCTTCACTGGTATCTCCGAGGAAGATCTTGCAGACCTGTTGATCGTCATTTTTCTGGCTGACACCGAAGAAGCACCGCGAGAAGAAGTTAAAAGTGTACTACGGTCAAAGTTTATGACGTATTTGGACATGAATTTAATTCATGTGATTGCTGCTCCGGCTTCCTTTTATCCTCAGCTAGAAGGCCTAACACAAACGCTAAATGACAGCCCCGAGCGAATGTACTGGCGCTCAAAGCAAAGCATGGACTATGCATTTATATTTCACTACTGCCAAGGGCTTTCTCAGTACTATTTACACCTGGAAGATGACGTCACAGCTGAACCAAATTATATGAGGCAAATACGGGATTTCATTGCCCGCCAAGGTGACGCGAAGTGGGATGTATTGTCATTCAGTGGATGGGGCTTTATTGGGAAGCTTTTTCAGGACAAAGATCTGCGCAAATTTGCTCGATATATCACAATGTTTTATAACGAAATGCCAGTCGATTGGTTGTTATTTGTCTATTCAAAACTACAAGCCGGACAGCATTTGTTAGACGATAAGGAACACAAATGGGATTCACAACTCTTTCATCACATAGGTCACCAGTCTTCCTCTCTCGGTACCTAA